One part of the Micrococcus sp. 2A genome encodes these proteins:
- a CDS encoding HpcH/HpaI aldolase/citrate lyase family protein, which translates to MPVRHHPQPLVRDLFTADARAARGGRPAAGMFLSSGDCTAAEICAGAGMDYLLIDGEHAPLSLETVLAQLRTIAGYRVPTMVRVPALDVVLVKQFLDLGAQTLLVPMVDDPEQAAEAVRAVRYPPQGVRGVGSALARSGRWNRIEGYLPQAADHVSLFVQIETAAGVENARAIAEVDGVDGVFVGPSDLSASMGLLGQQAHPDVVAAVESVIAEVKTAGKVVGVNAFVTAQAQAYAAAGADFVNVGADVALLARAAEALAETWCPAPEAGDPGDGEGTPRASY; encoded by the coding sequence ATGCCCGTGCGCCACCACCCCCAGCCCCTCGTGAGGGACCTGTTCACCGCGGACGCTCGCGCCGCTCGCGGCGGCCGCCCCGCCGCCGGCATGTTCCTCAGCTCCGGGGACTGCACGGCCGCGGAGATCTGCGCCGGCGCGGGCATGGACTACCTCCTGATCGACGGCGAGCACGCCCCGCTCTCGCTCGAGACCGTCCTCGCGCAGCTGCGCACGATCGCCGGGTACAGGGTGCCCACCATGGTGCGCGTGCCCGCCCTCGACGTGGTGCTGGTGAAGCAGTTCCTGGACCTCGGCGCCCAGACCCTGCTCGTGCCGATGGTGGACGACCCCGAGCAGGCTGCCGAGGCCGTGCGGGCTGTGCGGTATCCGCCGCAGGGGGTGCGCGGCGTCGGGTCGGCGCTGGCGCGGTCGGGGCGCTGGAACCGGATCGAGGGGTACCTGCCGCAGGCGGCGGACCACGTCAGCCTGTTCGTGCAGATCGAGACGGCGGCCGGCGTCGAGAACGCCCGGGCCATCGCGGAGGTCGACGGCGTGGACGGTGTGTTCGTGGGCCCCTCCGACCTGTCCGCGTCGATGGGGCTGCTCGGTCAGCAGGCCCACCCGGACGTGGTGGCCGCTGTGGAGTCGGTGATCGCCGAGGTGAAGACTGCCGGGAAGGTCGTCGGCGTCAACGCGTTCGTCACGGCCCAGGCGCAGGCCTACGCGGCCGCCGGGGCGGACTTCGTCAACGTGGGGGCCGACGTCGCCCTGCTGGCCCGTGCCGCCGAGGCCCTCGCTGAGACCTGGTGCCCCGCCCCGGAGGCCGGCGATCCAGGCGACGGCGAGGGCACGCCCCGCGCGTCGTACTGA